A section of the Candidatus Neomarinimicrobiota bacterium genome encodes:
- the secA gene encoding preprotein translocase subunit SecA encodes MATGLLKKVFGTKSEREVKSLYSIVEKINAIFKTLDGKSDEELVTRTREFQEMVRAAGSQAADESRKQDLSREEVDKMAYEVEVAVLEEILPEAFAMVKETCRRLTGEQWKVVGQSITWDMVPYDVQLIGAVVLHTGKVAEMKTGEGKTLVATMPIYLNALTGRGVHIVTVNDYLAQRDAEWMGKIYERLGLTVGSMLNQMNNDERREIYRRDITYGTNNEYGFDYLRDNMALSQEEQVQRGHAYAIIDEVDSILIDEARTPLIISGAVDHPTDSKYKELKPLIQRLIRKQTSLANSLVGEAEQLLEEGKESDAGYKLLQSSRGAPKNRRLQKVFQEQGTRKLALDVESEYMRDKRLHEVDEDLYFSIDEKSNVIDLTEKGRTALAPENPEMFVIPDLGEILHDIDTNSALDVQQRGEAAEEARLLHSSRSEQIHNLTQLLRAHSLYEKDVDYVVQDGKVLIVDEFTGRILAGRRYSEGLHQALEAKENVTIERETQTLATITIQNYFRLYNKLAGMTGTAETESEELHSIYGLDVTVIPTDQKVVRDDRDDLVYKTRREKFNAVLDEIGDCHQRGQPVLVGTITVEVSETLSRMLKRKAIPHNVLNAKQHQREAEIVTLAGNRGAVTIATNMAGRGTDIKLGEGVVELGGLHIVGTERHESRRIDLQLRGRSGRQGDPGSSVFYLSLEDDLMRLFNSERIASIMDKLGVEEGEVITAGMVTRSIERAQKKVEARNFSIRKRLLEYDDVMNQQREVVYARRNEALHGDDIRDEITAIQGEFADELVDHLTEFGDESHDWNWDLFESDISSVFTIEVDDEFKSLESADQLKGKILEKAENIYAVRESFVPVEVMRGFERYVVLRTIDEMWKDHLYSMDQLREGINLRAYGQKDPLLEYKSEGFDMFMEFLRDVNKNTVQRLYRTRLHGMDEAPTLAQRKPSGPVKVQHDEAVGMGFAAQPTNGQDGQPNAAPTPGKAEPVHVGKKVGRNEPCPCGSGKKYKKCHGK; translated from the coding sequence ATGGCAACTGGACTGTTAAAAAAGGTATTCGGCACCAAGTCTGAGCGAGAGGTGAAAAGTCTCTACTCGATTGTAGAAAAAATTAACGCCATCTTCAAAACCCTTGATGGAAAGTCTGATGAGGAACTGGTTACCCGTACCAGAGAATTCCAGGAGATGGTCCGTGCCGCTGGCAGTCAGGCTGCCGATGAATCGAGGAAGCAAGACCTCTCAAGGGAAGAGGTGGATAAAATGGCTTACGAAGTGGAGGTTGCTGTTCTGGAAGAAATTCTCCCGGAAGCCTTTGCCATGGTAAAGGAGACATGTCGCCGGCTCACAGGTGAGCAGTGGAAAGTGGTTGGCCAGTCCATCACATGGGATATGGTACCGTATGATGTTCAGCTCATCGGTGCTGTAGTCCTTCACACCGGGAAGGTGGCTGAAATGAAAACGGGAGAAGGAAAAACACTCGTTGCCACCATGCCAATATACTTAAACGCCCTCACGGGCCGGGGCGTTCATATCGTTACAGTGAACGACTACCTTGCTCAACGGGATGCTGAATGGATGGGCAAGATTTATGAAAGGTTAGGACTTACTGTAGGTTCTATGCTTAACCAGATGAATAATGATGAACGCCGTGAGATTTACCGGCGGGATATAACCTATGGTACTAATAATGAATACGGTTTTGACTATCTCCGGGACAACATGGCTCTTTCTCAGGAAGAACAGGTTCAGCGGGGTCACGCATATGCCATCATAGATGAGGTCGATTCAATTCTCATAGATGAGGCAAGAACACCTCTAATTATTTCTGGTGCTGTAGATCATCCTACTGACTCAAAATACAAAGAGCTTAAGCCCCTTATTCAAAGATTGATCAGGAAACAGACTTCCCTTGCTAATTCGCTGGTTGGTGAAGCGGAGCAACTGTTGGAGGAAGGGAAAGAGAGTGATGCCGGTTACAAACTGTTGCAATCATCGAGGGGCGCGCCTAAGAATCGGCGGCTTCAAAAGGTTTTTCAAGAACAAGGTACACGCAAGCTGGCACTAGATGTAGAGTCAGAATACATGCGTGATAAGCGACTCCATGAAGTGGATGAAGACCTTTATTTTTCTATCGATGAGAAAAGTAACGTTATCGATCTTACTGAAAAAGGCAGGACAGCTTTGGCTCCGGAGAATCCGGAGATGTTTGTTATTCCTGATCTTGGTGAAATACTGCACGATATTGATACAAATTCTGCATTGGACGTACAACAGCGCGGTGAGGCGGCTGAGGAGGCGCGCCTTTTACACAGCTCCCGGAGCGAACAGATACATAATTTAACACAGCTCCTTCGGGCCCATTCCTTATATGAGAAGGATGTGGACTACGTAGTACAGGATGGCAAAGTGCTCATCGTGGATGAGTTCACCGGACGTATCCTTGCGGGGCGACGCTACAGTGAAGGCCTTCACCAGGCATTAGAGGCCAAGGAAAATGTGACCATCGAGCGGGAGACGCAGACACTCGCTACCATCACCATCCAGAACTATTTCAGGCTATATAATAAACTGGCTGGTATGACGGGAACAGCTGAGACAGAATCGGAAGAGCTTCACTCCATTTACGGTCTGGATGTAACAGTTATTCCAACTGACCAAAAGGTTGTGAGGGATGACCGAGATGATCTCGTTTACAAGACGAGGCGAGAAAAATTTAACGCTGTTCTGGATGAGATCGGTGACTGCCATCAGCGGGGCCAGCCTGTGCTTGTGGGTACCATTACTGTGGAGGTATCAGAGACTCTTTCCAGGATGCTAAAGAGGAAGGCAATTCCTCACAATGTTCTGAATGCTAAACAGCATCAGCGCGAGGCAGAGATTGTGACGTTGGCCGGGAATAGGGGAGCGGTGACAATTGCCACAAACATGGCGGGACGTGGCACCGATATCAAACTTGGTGAAGGCGTTGTAGAATTAGGCGGTCTCCATATCGTTGGAACAGAACGTCACGAATCACGCAGAATTGATCTGCAGCTTAGGGGACGGTCAGGGCGTCAGGGAGATCCCGGTTCTTCAGTCTTTTACCTCAGTCTTGAAGATGATCTTATGCGTCTTTTCAACAGCGAGCGGATTGCCTCAATCATGGACAAACTTGGTGTCGAAGAGGGTGAGGTTATCACTGCCGGTATGGTGACACGATCCATTGAGCGTGCTCAAAAAAAGGTGGAAGCCCGAAACTTCTCTATCCGGAAGCGGCTTCTTGAGTATGATGATGTGATGAATCAGCAGCGCGAGGTGGTGTATGCCCGAAGGAATGAGGCCCTTCACGGTGATGATATTCGCGATGAGATCACCGCCATACAAGGCGAGTTTGCAGATGAGTTGGTGGACCATTTAACTGAATTTGGAGATGAAAGTCACGATTGGAATTGGGATTTATTTGAAAGCGATATCTCTTCCGTATTTACCATCGAAGTGGATGATGAATTCAAGTCTCTGGAATCAGCGGATCAGTTGAAGGGAAAAATCCTTGAGAAAGCAGAAAATATCTATGCTGTTCGGGAAAGTTTTGTTCCGGTGGAGGTCATGCGTGGGTTTGAGAGGTATGTTGTCCTCCGAACGATTGATGAAATGTGGAAAGACCACCTTTACAGCATGGATCAGCTTCGGGAAGGAATCAACCTTCGCGCCTACGGTCAGAAAGATCCTCTTTTGGAGTACAAGTCAGAGGGTTTTGACATGTTCATGGAGTTCTTACGAGATGTAAACAAGAATACTGTCCAGCGTCTTTACAGAACCCGACTTCACGGAATGGATGAGGCACCTACACTTGCTCAAAGAAAGCCCAGTGGGCCCGTAAAAGTCCAGCATGATGAGGCAGTGGGCATGGGTTTTGCTGCCCAGCCCACAAATGGGCAGGATGGTCAACCAAATGCTGCACCTACACCTGGTAAGGCAGAACCTGTCCACGTGGGTAAGAAGGTTGGGAGGAATGAGCCTTGTCCCTGCGGCAGCGGAAAAAAATATAAGAAGTGTCATGGTAAATAA
- a CDS encoding HEAT repeat domain-containing protein, whose product MEAEQKNSTVRVIVHSFFVVPFLIAAFGVLIFFMWRLLTYEPKGAEEYLADVKIGSATKRWQSAFELSRLLANPDMPQISDRFVSEMHSAYEYALRDPDTRVRQYLIRAMGQTANPSFVVTIQNALNEYNEDVVADAIYSLSYYNEIENVKLIVQQTDHPSALVRNRAAIALGAMSADDSFTGLRSLLSDPEPNVRWNAAVSLAKHGDPSGRTVLLNLLDRSYLARFEGVDRYESEQAMMVAIQAAAMLDDSEIDEVLRVLSDTDENLKLRDLAKKALKL is encoded by the coding sequence ATGGAAGCGGAACAGAAAAATTCAACAGTGCGAGTCATCGTACACTCGTTTTTTGTTGTACCATTTCTAATTGCTGCTTTTGGAGTTCTCATATTTTTCATGTGGCGGCTTCTTACATATGAGCCGAAGGGTGCTGAAGAATACCTGGCTGATGTGAAGATCGGCAGTGCTACCAAAAGATGGCAATCTGCTTTTGAGTTATCAAGATTGTTGGCTAATCCCGACATGCCGCAAATCTCAGATAGATTTGTATCTGAAATGCACTCAGCTTATGAATATGCATTGCGAGATCCGGATACACGTGTCCGGCAGTATCTCATTCGAGCGATGGGTCAGACAGCCAACCCTTCTTTTGTAGTAACAATTCAAAATGCATTGAATGAATACAATGAAGATGTTGTGGCTGATGCAATATATTCCCTCAGTTATTACAACGAAATTGAAAATGTCAAACTTATTGTTCAACAAACTGATCACCCATCCGCCTTGGTGAGGAATCGGGCGGCTATTGCACTTGGTGCGATGAGTGCGGATGATTCCTTCACGGGTCTCCGGTCTCTCCTATCTGATCCTGAGCCCAACGTACGGTGGAATGCCGCTGTGTCCCTGGCAAAACATGGTGATCCATCTGGCCGCACTGTATTGTTAAACCTTCTTGACAGGTCTTACCTGGCAAGATTTGAAGGGGTTGATCGATACGAAAGTGAGCAAGCTATGATGGTTGCAATTCAGGCTGCCGCTATGCTGGATGATTCCGAAATTGATGAAGTTTTGAGAGTTCTCAGCGATACTGATGAAAACTTGAAGCTTCGAGATTTGGCAAAAAAGGCACTGAAATTGTAG
- a CDS encoding ubiquinol-cytochrome c reductase iron-sulfur subunit codes for MVLRIFFPNVLFEPPQTFKIGFPEDYEIGLVDIRWQEKFATWIIRSTEYIYALSTTCTHLGCTPNWLENENKFKCPCHGSGFRKSGINFEGPAPRPLERYRIVLADDGQILIDKNRKFQYEKGQWSDSESFLVV; via the coding sequence ATGGTGTTGAGAATTTTCTTTCCCAATGTACTTTTTGAACCTCCACAGACATTCAAAATAGGCTTTCCTGAGGATTATGAAATTGGCTTAGTAGATATACGATGGCAGGAAAAATTCGCAACATGGATTATTAGGAGTACAGAATATATTTATGCTCTCTCCACCACCTGCACTCATCTTGGCTGTACACCCAATTGGTTGGAAAATGAAAACAAATTCAAATGCCCATGCCATGGTAGCGGCTTCCGAAAGTCGGGAATAAATTTTGAAGGGCCTGCTCCCCGGCCTCTCGAGCGTTATAGGATTGTTCTAGCGGATGATGGACAGATCCTTATTGATAAAAATAGAAAATTTCAGTATGAAAAAGGACAATGGTCGGACTCTGAGTCATTCTTGGTTGTATAA
- a CDS encoding DUF4405 domain-containing protein, with the protein MSDKKNIFERFGDSQVWKSIIRSGVPRTRRQRMMSVLNSVFLHLHPVRLPRHAVKLKFTWCMGGLTFFLFLVLTISGILLMFYYRPTVEYAYTDMIDLGEQVPLGIMREIHRWGAHAMVITVWLHMFRVFMTGSYKPPREFNWSIGVILLVLTLLLSFTGYLLPWDQLAMWAITVGSNMARAAPFLGHEGPGASLLSIGDINFVNMGADAKFALLGGRFVGEAALLRFYVLHCIGLPFIVMILMAVHFWRVRKDGGISGPT; encoded by the coding sequence ATGAGCGATAAAAAGAACATATTTGAACGGTTCGGAGATTCCCAGGTATGGAAATCTATTATCCGATCTGGTGTCCCCAGAACTCGCAGGCAAAGGATGATGTCTGTCCTTAATAGTGTTTTTTTGCATCTTCATCCGGTCAGATTACCCAGACATGCGGTTAAACTGAAATTCACATGGTGCATGGGAGGTCTTACATTTTTCTTGTTTCTGGTTTTGACCATATCTGGCATACTTCTTATGTTTTATTATCGGCCTACTGTAGAGTATGCATATACGGATATGATCGATCTTGGGGAGCAGGTGCCTCTCGGCATCATGCGGGAGATTCACCGTTGGGGGGCTCATGCTATGGTTATTACTGTATGGCTGCACATGTTCCGTGTTTTTATGACGGGATCCTATAAACCTCCCAGAGAATTCAATTGGTCTATTGGGGTAATTCTTCTTGTTCTTACACTCCTTTTAAGTTTTACTGGTTATCTTTTGCCTTGGGATCAGTTAGCCATGTGGGCAATTACTGTTGGTTCCAATATGGCAAGAGCTGCTCCTTTCCTTGGACATGAAGGTCCAGGTGCATCATTATTGTCCATTGGTGACATCAATTTTGTAAACATGGGCGCTGATGCAAAGTTTGCTTTGCTCGGCGGACGGTTCGTGGGAGAAGCAGCTTTATTGAGGTTTTATGTTCTGCACTGTATAGGTCTTCCTTTCATAGTGATGATTCTTATGGCCGTTCACTTCTGGAGAGTTAGAAAGGATGGCGGAATCTCGGGGCCCACTTAG
- a CDS encoding cytochrome C, protein MTGLVLFFLVGLEDSDFRLIVFKPDNVPIVGLIFLVYFFLWVSMKQAVDNDAQLQSGNKPNEYNDPEDKVLVWPDLVYVEFICLILCTCLLLVWSIGLDAPLEEPANPASTPNPSKAPWYFLGLQEMLVYFDPWLAGVVYPTIIVVGLMAIPYLDRNPEGSGFFQFKNRRFAISIYIFGWIILWVMLIVIGTFLRGPNWNFFGPFEYWDLHKLEPLTNINLSEIIYIKYLNTGLPQNILLREIFGILLVVGYLLILPPLFAKTIFKRIYEKLGSFSFGVFVFLVLSMLSLPIKMYLRWIFNLKYIIAIPEFFFNI, encoded by the coding sequence ATGACGGGCCTGGTTTTGTTTTTCTTGGTGGGCCTGGAAGACAGTGATTTTCGTCTTATTGTTTTCAAACCAGACAATGTTCCCATTGTAGGCCTTATTTTTCTGGTTTATTTCTTTCTTTGGGTGAGTATGAAACAGGCTGTGGATAATGATGCTCAACTTCAGTCTGGAAATAAACCAAATGAATACAATGATCCTGAAGACAAAGTTTTGGTTTGGCCTGACCTTGTCTATGTTGAATTCATTTGCCTCATCTTATGTACCTGTCTATTGCTGGTTTGGTCCATTGGATTAGATGCTCCCCTTGAAGAACCGGCCAATCCGGCTTCTACACCGAATCCTTCCAAAGCACCTTGGTACTTCCTTGGGCTTCAGGAGATGTTAGTCTATTTTGATCCCTGGCTTGCTGGTGTTGTTTACCCAACCATAATTGTTGTTGGCTTAATGGCAATTCCTTATCTGGATAGGAATCCGGAAGGTTCTGGTTTTTTCCAGTTCAAGAATAGAAGATTCGCCATTTCGATATATATATTTGGCTGGATCATTCTCTGGGTAATGTTGATTGTTATCGGAACTTTCTTAAGAGGCCCAAATTGGAATTTCTTCGGGCCATTTGAATATTGGGATTTGCATAAACTTGAGCCTTTGACTAATATCAATCTTTCAGAGATCATTTATATCAAATACCTTAATACTGGATTACCTCAAAATATTCTACTTAGAGAAATTTTTGGTATTCTACTGGTTGTTGGATATTTACTGATTCTCCCTCCTTTATTTGCAAAAACTATCTTCAAGCGAATCTATGAGAAACTGGGAAGTTTTAGCTTTGGTGTATTTGTTTTTCTTGTTTTGAGCATGTTGTCTCTACCTATAAAAATGTACTTGCGATGGATTTTTAATCTTAAGTACATAATAGCTATTCCTGAGTTTTTCTTCAATATCTGA
- a CDS encoding c-type cytochrome, which translates to MDKQERHYNIFSLNRLFAISSIFFFVLIVWTFIDDYDRNWKYYQREFRKLESDQTQNLLSAERERIQELEEYQNAEAELELAKSSLDSRKEDLSVLGKQERKLQAVNYKAEQELSFIKSDYDATRYRYEDAVTRGNGKVDNLKRQLDELEADVSQKNLIVQEASASLSSKSAEIDELRKQADDAMDEIGKFSRQADLFERKLRNIDPSAMTISNRVAAAVRDLPVIDFLNPYIKIKQIILPELRDELNFMRMPKVDRCTTCHLGIDQAGFEDVPQPYTTHPNLDLFLTSSSPHPIEEYGCTSCHAGRGRGTDFTTASHSPSSHEQEEEWVEKYDWHEMHHWDTPMYPAQYTEAGCLKCHVDQPFIRGADDLNMGLALFEKTSCNSCHYIERYDETYAQRVGPNLTYISSKTTKDWTYRWVQNPRSFRHNTWMPHFFDIKDENDDEEKLRSSQEVHAIVSYLFSRSENFSLTSLPRMGNTDRGEYLFNNLGCEGCHKIQDEPDNNPYTLASLRQEHGPNLIGLGSKTTQKWLYSWLKNPKDYHPESRMPNLRLSDVEATDLASYLFSLSEDEFMSSSIPSFDEKMQSDIAFQFLSKMNSDKVARSELASMDMVEKLEYNGSKLIQHYGCTGCHLIPGFEDAKRIGVALDGEGSKPLNKLDFGYLDIPHSKINWFTQKVKDPKSFDKNKVVGPYNGLRMPDYGLSDEEIERIVTVILALNKDDTKKKPNSAHKTFVEAGQWVVRNNNCQGCHIIEERGGDILSNFVAMEYGPPNLNTEGEKVQPGWLLSFFDNPTTIRPNLLVRMPSFELGDEKWNNLIKYFQYWDGQTTPYEGDYTPQKNNVGYRAGIKLHEMGACNNCHYYGTTQPLQTPQTWAPNMALTKERLRPDWVMEWLRDPQKIMPGTKMPKPYIPAPEELTSSDASEIFGTEIMKLSGDDEAMLRGLTDYVYAIPGKVDISSEIATFFSKNGYDFLEDLEEIDDWDDEEWEDEEEWQN; encoded by the coding sequence ATGGATAAGCAAGAGAGACATTATAACATTTTCAGTCTGAACCGGCTTTTTGCCATTTCCAGTATATTTTTCTTTGTCCTCATTGTTTGGACCTTTATAGATGATTATGATAGAAACTGGAAATATTATCAGCGTGAATTCAGAAAACTGGAATCTGATCAAACACAAAACTTACTTTCAGCGGAAAGAGAGCGAATTCAAGAGTTAGAAGAATATCAAAATGCGGAAGCCGAATTGGAGCTTGCTAAGAGTAGCCTTGATTCAAGGAAAGAAGACTTGTCTGTATTGGGGAAACAAGAAAGAAAATTGCAGGCGGTCAATTATAAAGCAGAGCAAGAATTATCGTTTATAAAGTCAGACTATGATGCCACACGTTACCGTTATGAAGATGCTGTAACCAGAGGCAATGGAAAAGTAGACAATTTGAAACGCCAGCTAGATGAACTTGAGGCTGATGTTTCCCAAAAGAATTTGATAGTTCAAGAGGCTTCAGCATCCCTTTCTTCTAAGTCTGCTGAGATTGATGAATTGAGGAAACAGGCTGATGATGCCATGGATGAGATCGGGAAGTTCTCACGGCAGGCCGATCTTTTTGAAAGAAAGCTGCGAAATATTGATCCGAGTGCCATGACGATTTCAAATCGTGTTGCCGCAGCTGTGCGCGACCTGCCCGTAATCGATTTTTTAAATCCGTACATAAAGATAAAACAGATAATTCTTCCTGAGCTCAGGGATGAATTGAATTTTATGAGAATGCCAAAAGTTGACAGATGTACCACATGTCACTTGGGCATTGACCAAGCAGGTTTTGAAGATGTACCTCAGCCATACACAACTCATCCCAATCTGGACCTATTCCTAACAAGTTCTTCTCCGCATCCTATTGAAGAATACGGGTGTACCAGTTGCCATGCAGGACGGGGAAGAGGAACTGATTTTACCACAGCATCTCATTCTCCCAGCTCTCACGAGCAAGAAGAAGAATGGGTTGAAAAATATGACTGGCATGAAATGCATCACTGGGACACTCCAATGTATCCGGCCCAATACACTGAAGCAGGATGCTTAAAGTGCCATGTAGACCAACCTTTCATTCGTGGAGCTGATGATTTGAATATGGGCTTAGCACTGTTTGAAAAGACGTCTTGCAACAGCTGTCATTATATTGAAAGGTACGATGAGACCTATGCACAAAGAGTGGGTCCCAATCTGACTTATATTTCTTCCAAAACAACAAAAGATTGGACTTACCGCTGGGTCCAAAATCCGCGTAGTTTCAGGCACAATACCTGGATGCCACACTTTTTTGACATAAAAGATGAAAACGATGATGAGGAAAAATTAAGATCAAGCCAGGAAGTACATGCTATAGTAAGCTATTTATTTAGTCGCAGTGAAAATTTCTCGCTTACATCTTTGCCAAGAATGGGTAATACGGACCGTGGTGAATACTTATTTAATAATCTCGGATGTGAAGGTTGTCATAAAATTCAGGATGAACCTGATAATAATCCTTATACCCTGGCTTCACTTCGGCAGGAACATGGGCCGAATCTTATTGGCCTTGGTTCAAAGACCACACAAAAATGGCTATATAGTTGGTTAAAAAATCCTAAAGACTATCATCCTGAGAGCCGGATGCCAAACCTTAGACTTTCGGATGTTGAAGCAACAGATTTGGCAAGTTATTTATTTAGTCTTTCGGAAGATGAGTTTATGTCTTCATCAATCCCTTCTTTTGATGAGAAGATGCAATCAGATATAGCTTTCCAGTTTTTGTCTAAAATGAATTCTGACAAAGTTGCTCGGTCTGAATTGGCTTCCATGGACATGGTTGAAAAGCTTGAATACAATGGTTCGAAGCTTATTCAGCACTATGGATGTACTGGATGTCATCTTATTCCTGGTTTTGAAGATGCTAAACGTATTGGGGTAGCTCTTGATGGCGAAGGTAGCAAACCGTTAAATAAGCTGGATTTTGGTTATTTGGACATTCCGCATTCTAAGATCAACTGGTTTACTCAAAAAGTAAAGGATCCCAAAAGCTTCGATAAAAATAAGGTGGTAGGACCTTATAACGGATTAAGGATGCCAGACTATGGATTAAGTGATGAAGAAATCGAAAGAATCGTAACTGTTATTTTGGCATTGAATAAAGATGATACCAAGAAAAAACCTAATTCAGCCCACAAAACATTTGTTGAAGCTGGGCAGTGGGTGGTTAGGAACAACAATTGTCAAGGATGTCATATCATTGAAGAACGGGGTGGAGATATTCTATCCAATTTTGTTGCCATGGAATACGGACCGCCGAACTTAAATACGGAAGGCGAAAAAGTTCAGCCTGGTTGGCTTCTTTCCTTTTTTGATAACCCTACAACAATAAGGCCGAATCTTCTGGTTCGCATGCCTTCATTCGAGCTTGGGGATGAAAAATGGAACAACCTAATCAAGTATTTTCAATATTGGGATGGGCAGACCACACCATATGAAGGTGATTATACACCTCAAAAAAACAATGTTGGCTACCGCGCTGGTATAAAGCTCCACGAAATGGGTGCTTGTAACAATTGCCATTATTATGGCACTACCCAACCTCTTCAGACTCCTCAAACATGGGCTCCAAATATGGCGCTAACCAAAGAACGTTTAAGACCTGACTGGGTTATGGAATGGTTACGTGATCCTCAAAAAATTATGCCAGGCACAAAAATGCCGAAGCCATATATCCCGGCGCCTGAGGAATTAACTTCATCCGATGCTTCAGAAATATTTGGGACAGAGATAATGAAACTTTCTGGCGATGATGAGGCCATGCTTAGAGGACTTACAGATTATGTTTATGCTATTCCTGGAAAGGTTGATATTTCGTCTGAAATAGCAACTTTCTTCAGCAAAAATGGTTACGATTTCCTTGAGGACTTAGAGGAAATTGATGATTGGGATGATGAGGAGTGGGAAGACGAAGAAGAGTGGCAAAATTAA